In Apium graveolens cultivar Ventura unplaced genomic scaffold, ASM990537v1 ctg3969, whole genome shotgun sequence, a single window of DNA contains:
- the LOC141701507 gene encoding histone H1-like, with the protein MMIKDALLALNEKGGSSPYAIRKYIEEKQKSLLPANFRKLLCQQLKNSAAKGKLIKVKASYKLADTVKKAVSAMKIGEHAKNNEDAAPPAPPVKDGTCCEGWCC; encoded by the exons ATG ATGATCAAGGACGCTCTATTAGCATTGAATGAGAAAGGAGGCTCGAGTCCTTATGCGATCCGTAAATACATCGAGGAGAAGCAGAAGTCTTTATTGCCAGCTAATTTTCGAAAGCTTCTTTGTCAGCAATTGAAGAACTCTGCTGCAAAAGGAAAGCTGATCAAGGTGAAGGCCTCGTATAAGTTAGCGGACACTGTTAAGAAGGCTGTGAGTGCAATGAAAATAGGTGAACATGCAAAAAACAATGAAGATGCTGCTCCGCCTGCTCCGCCTGTGAAAGATGGTACGTGCTGTGAAGGCTGGTGCTGCTAA